The nucleotide window GTGGGCAGCCCAGCTGCTTCTTTAAAATCTGATCAGTGGAAAAAGCGAATTTCGTAGACTATATCCGTGTATTTTGTAAATCTGGTAAAGGCGGCGCCGGCAGTATGCACTTCATGCGTACCAAGTTTAATGCCCAGGCTGGTCCTGACGGCGGCGACGGCGGCAGAGGCGGGCACGTTATACTGAGAGGGAACTCACAACTGTGGACCCTGCTGCACCTGCGCTGGCATAAAAATCTGCTGGCTGAAGATGGGGAAAACGGTAGTGGCGACAACTGTACCGGCCGTTTCGGAAAGGATATTATCATTGAAGTTCCGCTGGGCACTACTGCCAAAGATGAAGAGACCGGTGAGATAGAGGCCGAAATCCTGCACGACGGACAGGAAGTGATCTGGTTACCCGGTGGCCAGGGCGGCCGTGGCAATGCTTACTTTAAATCTGCTACCAACCAGACACCAGAATACTCCCAACCTGGTATGCCCGGCCAGGAAGGCTGGAAAGTAGTGGAACTCAAAGTACTGGCCGATGTAGGGCTGGTAGGTTTTCCCAATGCCGGTAAATCCACCCTGCTCTCCACCATTACTGCCGCCAAACCTAAAGTGGCCGACTATGCCTTTACCACCCTCACCCCCCAACTGGGTATGGTGGAATACCGCGACAACAAATCATTCTGCATCGCAGACCTCCCCGGTATTATCGAAGGCGCCCACGAAGGAAAAGGTCTCGGACATCGATTTTTACGACATATTGAAAGAAACGCCGTATTATTATTCCTCGTTCCTGCTGACAGCGCCGATCACCGCAAAGAGTTTGAAGTGCTGGTCAACGAACTGGAACAATATAATCCTGAACTCCTGGATAAACAGTTTTTGCTGGCCATCAGTAAAAGCGATATGCTGGATGATGAACTGAAAACAGCCATCTCCGCAGAACTGCCGAAGGATGTGCCGCATGTATTTATCTCCTCTGTAGTACAACAGGGACTCAGTGAGCTGAAAGATATGTTATGGAGAGCCCTGACCGATAAAGACAACCAGATAAGTACTGCCAACACCGCCAACGCGGAGGAATAAACTGACAGGGACAGGGAACAGGTAACAACGCCAATGTTCGTTTTACACGATCCCAGATACCATGAAAACACTATTTAATATCGTAGGGCCATCATTCATTATACTGATGATGGCCTGCCAACAACCAATTACGCCTGTCAAGGAAAAACCTGTTCAGATTGATACTATGCAGCTGATTGCCCTCCCGGCCCCGGCTGCTGAAAAAATCGCGTCCAATGAAGTATCTGTTGTAAGCCGCGACAGCACTACGTATGTGCGTTTTGGTGACTGTTATTTTTCACTGGACTGGATTACGCCAGACCAATACCGCAATGATTTTGAACGGCATCCCGATACCATTTTCCTCTCCCTGGCACCCAAACATTCCATCGAAGGACAAATGCTCGCCATCACCACCGGAGAAGCCGAAAAAATGAAAGTATGGCAACGTTATGAAACCAGTATCCGCGTAGGACAACAACTGATCAAAAACTGGAAACACCACCAGGGCAACTGGGAGCAACTTCACCCAGAAGCCAGCAACTTCTTTATCTGCCGGAAATATACCACCGCACAAACAGCCCTGTTTCCCGAAGCCAGCATCGAGGACTTGCAACAACATGTAAAAAAACACTACAGCAAAGAACTCTATCACGCAGTGGCCAACCTGGAAACAATGCCCCGGGCGGTCATCAGCACCTATTACCTGAAGTTCAACGGCACCCTTCGCAACTCCCCTACCAAAATCAATAAAGTACTGATCATCGATGTGACACTGTAATACCATGAATGTTGTATTACACAAAAAAATAATGTCTATATATTACCGGAAATTCTTCCTGCTATGGCCATTATGATCGGTACGATATTCACCGGTAGCATACATCAATATAAAAACCAGGGTATCAGAACAAAATTTGTCATCATTGGCCTTCCGGTATTTCCGGTTTCTTCCTACTATAAAATCAGCGCCAACCAGGGCATTCCCCTTCCCCTCAACGGCAAAAGCATATGGCATGGATACTCCCGCACCACCTTCCTGGCGATGGGGATTGTCGGCCTGCTGTTTGCCCGGGAACTCCCTGTGCCTTTGCTGATACTGGCTTTCGCAGCCTTCTTCAACGGGCTATACTCCTGGGCATTATATACCATCCTGCCCAAGGAAGAAGAAGCCACCCGGTACTATTTCTCAAAAGCCTTCGACTATAACATACTACCCGAGCTGTTGCCACAGGACATTCAACTGGCACTTTTTCAGGAACTGTTACAAGTGTACCGCCACCAGATCGATAGTCCGATAGACTGGGAACAAATGATCACTCAGGGACATATCAACGAAAACAATAAATACCTGCTATATACAGCGGCCTATTATCACCACATAGTAACCGGCGAACAGAAATATCTTTCCATGCAGGAAACCTTTAAACCCCTGTCACCAGAAAATCATGGATAAATCACCCGCGTACGGGATATTATAAAATAAAGAACCGGTAATGCAGAAGCATCACCGGTTCATATCAATCGGCTGTACTTAACAGAACAGGGTTTTTCAATTCCGGCGGACTAAATAACATAGCGGTGCAGAGGCAATTCGCAAAATGATGTCCTGCCAGGATCGGATAGTTAATGCAGCTCTTACAACCTGCCCAGAAACTGGAATCGGTCGTAATTTCGGTATAGGTAACCGGCTCAAATCCCAGCCGGCTGTTTAACTTCATCACCGGCAAACCGGTAGTGATACTGAAAATTTTTGCAGATGGATATAATGAACGACTTAATTCGAATATCTTTTTTTTGATGGCCGCCGCTACCTTCAGGCCCCTGAATTCCGGCACTACGATTAAACCACTGTTAGATACAAAGCGGCCACCCTGCCAGGCTTGTATATAAGAGAACCCCGCCCAGATACCACTTTTCGTAAATGCGATCACCGCATTCCCCTGCAGGATCTTTTTCTTGATGTCCAAAGGATCTCTTTTGGCGATACCAGTGCCTCTGGCCCTGGCGGATGATTCCATTTCTGCCACAATAGGCAGGGCAAAATCTACGTCTTCCGGAGACGCGACCCTAACAATTATCTCTTCATCTGTTTCCATGACTACTGAGTTGTTGTTGTATATAAAGACCATAAATCGCATCCGGTATCAGCGAATATATCCTGATCCGGCTTAAGGCATCTCCCAGCGGAATCTGGCTCAAGGCTGGCACAAATACCCGGGTGATAGCCCCTTTTACCACTTCATTACCTTTTTCATATAACCTCCCGGCCACGTGAAGGCACTTGCCGGCTACTGCGTAATTCTGTTCCCGCAACTGCTTACCAGTATATTCACTGAAGCACCCCACGGTGTCGTACACGTGAAAAATAGCCGGAAACTGATGCAGAGCTTTTTTAAGTGCCGGTATATGATCTTCTATATAAGCCGGCACTTCATATTGGTTTATCATGGCTTTCCTTGTTACATACAGGTAATGCCAAATGCTGTTCCACAACAAGCACAAAAACGTTAAAATGCAGTACTGTCAAAGCATTTTAACAATTACAGTACTTCCCGCGAGGAGCGCAGGTCTTCCATTTTTGCATGGTTATTTCCAAAAGTGCAGGATGGATTGAAAGCGATGGGATAAAAAAATGGGATATCAAATGATATCCCATACACAAAATCATTATTTAAAATCGCTGATACTACGCAGGTATCAGGGTCATCAAAACCATCAAAGTTGAGTGACCACTTCCTTTTTATTTTTAGTAGTTTTCTTTTTCTTCATGGTCCTGTTGATCCACAGGATAGTGCCGGTAGTGGGGAAAGTGGCGCCCAGCAAAGCCAGCAGCAACGCAAAAATTTTAGACGGCAGCCCGAAGATGGCACCTGTATGTAAAGGTTTGATTGTACTACGTACTTTCTGGCCCAGGTTCTTTTCACTGAAAGTCTGCGACTGCAGCACCTGACCGTTATACTGGTCGAGGTAATAACTGGTGGTAGCTCCTTCATGCAGGGCGCTGGCGGGCAACAGTGTTACCTGTACCGCTGCGGCGCTGTCTTTGGGCATGGCTACAGCATAATACTGCGCATCAGGAACCTGTTGTTTTACCTGTGCCAACGCGGCTTCATAGGAGACCTTCCCGGTTGTTTCCGGAGCGACCGCGGATACCGGCGCCTCTGCAGCCTTGGGAGAGGTACCCAGCACAGCGTACAGTCCCTTGCTGAACCATTCGTAGGACCAGGTAAGTCCGGTAAACACTGTTACAAACAGGAAAATACTGACATAAAAACCCAGCACTACGTGCATATCATGGTTCAACCGTTTCCAGCCGCCATCCCACTTTACTTTGAGGCGTTGCTGTAAAATTTTGCGGGTCTTGGGCCACCATAATATAATGCCGGTGATCAGAATAAAGAAAAAGATGAGTGTGCTGGCGCCGGTGATCATCTTACCGGTATCTCCGGCAAGCAGCCAGCGGTGTAAAGAAAATATCTGGTAATAAAATGTTTGCTGGTAACTGTATAATTCAATGACTTTACCGGTATAGGGATTTACAAAGGCGGTACGGCCCTTTGCTTTTTTAGGCGCTTCACCTTTTTTGCCGGCGGGCTTTTCGCCCTTTTTACCTTCTGCACGGGGTGCTTCTCCCTTCGCTTCCTTCTTCCCGCCTTTCTTGCCTTCTTCGAGCTGTACAGCCAGCGAGCGGGAAGGGTCTGCATATACCTGTATGCGGGCGATGCCTGCGCCCGGTACCTGCTGCTTCACCATTTCAGCTATTTTGTCCAGCGGAAGCCGTTCTTTCTCCGGCTGCACGTAATAACGGTTATGATTAAACGCTTCTGTCAATTCCTTTTCAAATACCAGCAAGGCGCCGGTCAGGCAACTGATGGTAATAACCAGGCCTGCCGTCAGCCCCAGGTATAAGTGAATACGGCGAAAAAAAACTTTCATATTAGATTGATCCAACCACAAAAAAACAACCTTGCGCGGGAAATATAAGGGCGAAGCAGGAAAAAGATTTACGAAATCCGGAATTTTTTACCGGAGGGAAGAAAGAAGAGAAGAAAAACGAAAGAAGCAAAGCAGAAAAGATTAAACTTATTCTAAATATGTTTAATTCCTCCCTGCTTTGGCTCTTATCGATGACCAGCATCTTTGCTGTCTTGTGTTTTCTGTTCGACGCTTTATGGATATTACAGCAGTCCGCCCAGCATACCACCGGCTGCGCTCTTCATTTCTGCTTCCCAGCTGTTTTCTGCATTTTTCAGAGCTCTGTTCAGCGCTGTCAGCAGCAGGTCTTCCATTTCTTCTTTATGCTCAGGAGTAAAAAGGTGCTCCGCTATTTCAATACTTTTTACCTGACGGTTGCCATCTACTGCTACTTTTACCGCACCATCGCCGGCTTCGCCTTCCAGCGTAACTTTTGCCAGACGCTCTTTACCTTCTTTCATTTTCTGCTGGATCTGCGTCAACTTGCCAAATAAATCAAACATATGCTTGTGTTTTTTAAGGTCGTAAAGATAAGTGTTTACCTGCTGTCAGAACAAGGGTTTTGACATTCAATATTTCAATAATATAAATACGTACCGCTAACAATTACGTATCTTACCATCAGGTAATACTATCAACAAAAAATGGAAACAAAAGTTTGTATTATAGGTGCCGGACCAGGCGGTGCCTGTGCCGCATTACAACTGGCACAACTGGGGATATCATGCATTGTGGTGGATAAAGCGGTTTTCCCAAGAGATAAGGTATGTGGAGATGGATTAAGTGGAAAAGTATTGACTATCCTGGAACGTATAGACAAAGGTATCGGTCAGCGCCTTCAACAGGCCGCCTTTAAAATGGATAGCTGGGGTGTGACATTTGTTGCCCCTAACCGTATTGGAATGGACATCCCCTACAGACTGGATTACCAGAACAACAGAAATGATCCCCGCGGCTTCGTCTGCAAACGCATCGACTTTGATAACTTCCTGGTAGAAGAATTGAAACGCCGCCCCGAAATCCGCTTATTCGAAGGGGTTAGCATTGATAAATATGAACTGAAGGAAGATGGATATCATCTTTCCGACAAAGAGGGTAAGTTTCAGGTAAAGGCCGACCTGGTCCTGGTGGCCAACGGTGCTCATTCTTCCTTTACCAAAGATGTTGCCGGCATTAAAATGGAACCGGAGCATTATGTAGCTGGCATCCGGGCCTACTACAAAGGTATTTCCAACCTCAGTACTGACGGTTTCATTGAACTACACTTCCTGAAAAGCATGCTGCCCGGCTATTTCTGGGTATTCCCGCTTCCCAATGGTGAAGCGAATGTGGGAGTGGGTATCCTCAGCAGTGTCACCCGCAACAAAAAGGTGAACCTGAAAAAACTCATGCTCGACACCCTCGCCACCGACCCGGTGATGAAAGAGCGGTTTAAAGATTCGACGCTTATTGGCAATATCGAAGGGTATGGGCTTCCACTGGGCAGTAAAAAAAGAAAGCTGCATGGAGAGCGTTACATGCTGATCGGTGATGCCGGCTATCTGATAGATCCCTTTACCGGCGAAGGTATCGGCAATGCGCTCTACTCCGGCCAGATTGCAGCCAAACAGGCTGCTGCCGCTATCGCGGCTAACGACTTCTCCGATAGTTTCCTGGATGCCTACGACGTCGATGTATACCGCATCCTCGGCCCGGAACTGGAAGTCAGCACCAAACTGCAGAAACTGATCAAATACCCGTGGTTGTTTAATCTGCTCATGAAAATGGGCTCCCGCAATAAACAGCTGAAAGACCTGATGTCTTGTATGTTCCATGAGGTAGACCTGCGGAAAAAACTGGGTAATCCCATGTTTTATGTGAAGCTTTTATTTAACCGATAACCTGTTTTTCTGTGAGATACATAACCAGACTTGCCATCTTTTTATTATTCCCGGTTGCTATCAATGCACAAACGAATAAAATGAGTCATGAACAGCTGCCTAAAATGACGGTCCATACAGCTAACCAGCTGGCGGCCCTTCCACTGAAATGCCTCGATCTGCAGTATCCTTACAAAACAGGGATCGTATTTGCGGATAGCACCCTGCTGGGTGCTCCTTCCTCCTATCATCCGGCTTTCTACGGCTGCTTCGACTGGCATAGCAGTGTACATGGCCACTGGATGCTGGTACGCCTCCTGAAAATGTTCCCTGACATGGAAAAGGCCGCCGAAATCCGTACCCGGCTGGCTCAACACCTTTCTGCAGCCAATATTCAAACAGAACTACAGCTGTTTAAAAGCAAGGAAAACAAAAGCTTCGAACGTATTTATGGCTGGAGCTGGCTGCTGCAGCTGCAGCGGGAACTGCTTACCTGGAACGATCCCCTGGGCAAAGAGCTGAGCCGGAACGTGCAACCCCTCGCCAGCCATTTCGCAGCGTCCTATATCGACTTCCTGGGTAAACTGATGTATCCCATCCGTGTAGGCGAACATACCAACCTGGCCTTCGGCCTGTGCCTCGCCTGGGATTATGCTCAAACAACCCACGACCAGGCTTTGCAGACAGCCATCCATGACGCAGCGATGCGCTTCTATGCAAAAGACAAAAACGCTCCCATCGAATGGGAACCAGGAGGCTATGACTTCCTGTCTCCCAGCCTGGAAGAAGCCGACCTGATGCGCCGTATCATGCCGGAAAAGGAATACCGCCCATGGCTATACGCTTTTTTACCAGGACTGTTCAAAAATCCGATCACCATTCTGCAGCCCGGCCAGGTGAAAGACCGTACTGACGGAAAACTCGTGCACCTCGACGGCCTCAATCTCAGCCGCACCTGGTGCCTTGAAGCCATTGCACGCCATGGTGGCAAAAACCAACAGGCCATCCAGGCCCTCGCCAACAAACACCTGTTGACATCTTTTCCACAGATCGCCAGCGGAGACTATGCCGGCGAACACTGGCTGGCTTCCTTTGCGGTATACCTGCTCACTGCGGAGCAGCAGTAATACTGCTACAAGCTAAAAACCCCTACCCGATGACCTATACCGTGAGCAGACTACTGTTGTTACTGCTGGCATTTCTGCCCGCAGTAACAACAGCCCGAAACACCCACATCAGTACCAGTCCCACGCCATCATGGCTGGTACCCTGGCAACCCGACCTGCATAAAAAACCCAATGCCAACAGTATCGTCGATGGATACTACCTGCTGCTGGCAGAAGAACAGCAACACGCAGAACTAAAAAGCACCTACCGTCACTATATCCGGCAGATCGTTTCGGAAGCCGGCATACAAAACGGTTCAGAGATATCTGTCAACTACAACCCGCAATACGAAAAGCTGAGCTTCCACAGTATCATCATCAGAAGGAACGGTCAGGAAATAAACCGTCTGCAAACCGCTTCCTTTAAAGTGCTGCAACAGGAACAGGATCTATCCCGCTTTATCTACAGTGGTACCTATACCGCCTTCCTCATCCTCGAAGATGTGCGTAAAGGTGACCAGATAGAATACAGCTTCTCCCTTACCGGCACCAACCCTATCTTCGACAATAAAATAGATGCCCGGCTTTATCAGGTGACCCTGGAACCTATTGTCAATTTCTACAATAACATTATCGCCAATCCACAAAGAAAACTGTATTTCAAACCATTCAACAACGCCACCATGCCTCAGCAGCGCAGCTGGCAGGGGTTTACCGTTTACGAGTGGAACAGGATTGAACAGAAAGAGGCCGACAATACCAATAACCAGCCTTCCTGGTACAATCCTTTTGTCCGTATACAGATCAGTGAATACAACAGCTGGAAGGAAGTAGCCCAATGGGCACAGCGTGTCAACACCATCCCTCCTCCCGGAGAGGCTGTCAAACGCAGAATCACGGCCCTGAAACAATCTTCCGGCGACAACCCGGAAAACTACCTCCGGCAGGCACTCCGGTTTGTGCAGGACGATATCCGCTATATGGGTATAGAAATGGGAGAATATTCCCATCGAGCCAATGCTCCCGACAAAGTACTGGCTCAGCGTTTCGGTGATTGTAAAGACAAAGCCCTGCTATTGTGCACCCTGCTCAACGCCAATGGTATCAATGCCCGCATGGCTTATGTTAATACTGATATGAAAGGGACTATCAGCAGCCTGCTGCCATCACCCACCGCTTTTAACCATGCCATCGTGTATGCTTCCCTCGGGGGCAAATCTTATTGGCTCGATGCTACCATCTCCTACCAGCGCGGCCAGCTGACCGGCTTCTGCGAGCCCGATTATCAGCAGGCCCTCGTGATCACTGATACCACTACCCAGCTGACGCCTATCCTCAAAAAAAACAGCGGGCATTTGGTAATCCGGGAAAAATTCACGCTCCCGGAAGCAGAAGGGCAAGATGGCTCTCTACAGGTCACTACATCCTGGTTCAAAGAAGACGCCGATGCACAAAGGGCCACGATGGCCTCTGCCAGCATCAGGGAAAAGGAGAAAACCTTTCTTCGCTTCTACCAGAAATTTTATGGAGAAATAACCACCAAAGACTCTCTCCTTCTGAACGATGACCCAGATAGCAACATCCTCCGCATCCGGGAAAGTTATCTGATTCATCATCTCTGGAAAAAGGACAGCAGCACCAACAAACTCCTGTTCTCTCTGGCCGCTCAGTCTCCATCGGATATATTACCCTATATGACGGATGAAAAAAGAAAAACACCACTGGCCATCCGTTATCCTTATGAACAGGACTATCAGGTCATCATTCATACGCCCATCCAATGGTCGCTGGAGCAATCTCCGGTACATTTCAAAAACGAATATTACCAGTTTGATTTCACTTCCACTGTGAAAGGTGAGCAGATCATCCTTTCCTATCAGCTGAAAACTTTCCAGGACCACGTGCCAGTGGCCTTTCTCTCCCAATACACGCGGGAAATAAAGGAAATACAAAGTACTACTTCGCTGGACCTGACCTATAAACCAGCATTTATGCGTGCCCCGAACCGTCCCGCAGTACAGGGCAACTGGCTGGCTATTGTACTGGCTTTGCTGGCCATGGCTGTTTTTACCCACCTGGCCATCCTGTATTACAGACACTCCAACCTGCCGGTACAGCATCCGTTGGAACCTTTGCCCATCGGAGGCTGGCTGTCGCTGCTCGCTATCGGCCTGGTATTTTCACCCATGTCTGACTTTTGGTATCTGTGTAATGCGGACGTATTTAAATATGATGTATGGGTAACGGTATCCAGTCGTAAAGATTTGGGGAACATCTCGCTGGTACAGCTTTATCTGATTGGAGAAATCATCATCAAGGCCTTTCTGCTGTGTTATTCTATATTACTGGCAGTGTTGTTCTTTAACAGAAGGGATACATTTCCTTTTGCGCTGGCCACCTATTATTTTATCACCATCCTGTATCTGTTTGCGGGCAATCATCTGAATGATTACTACTTTGGGGAGGGTGGCACGCAGAAAAACATCTGGGGACAAGGCTCTCTTGTGTGGCCAATGGCCAGAATGGCCTTGTGGATACCTTATCTGCGGATGTCTCCGCGTGCCAAAGCAACGTTCATCATGCCACATCCGGCATTGTTGCGGGATTAATCAGATGGTTTCAGAATCGAAGACCACCGCTTTGGCCCAATACTGTTTGCACTGCTCTATAAAACTGAGATGTACCGGGTGGGTTTGATACACATCGTGCGCTTCTATGTCTTCAAAAACACAGAGCAGGCAGTAATCATAACTTTTATCGATGGTGGGCCGGTCGTCTATAGGGGCTGGCTTGCCAACGTTAAAAATTTTGATTTCATCGATGGTATGCAGGCTGCTAAGACCCGCCTCAAAGTGCCTTCTGTCTTCCTCTGACAGTCCGGGTTTGAGATAGAAGTTTACCACATGTACCAGTTTTTTGTCCAGTGCTTTCATGCAATATGATTTAATAATTTAATCAGGATTCTTTATTGACATAGCGGGTTACCGTCAATAGATTCACCAGATACACCAAACCCAGTACCAGCAACGCGCCTGCAAATACACCAGGGCCAGGCCAGGGACTTACCACCATGTCGTGTTTGGCCAGTACCGCTGCTGCAGCATACTGTAAAGAGGTGAGCAACAGCAGGCATACCACCCCTATAATAATGTACAAAGGCACAAATTGTTTCAGCAGATAACGTTTTAACTGACGGGGAGCTGTTCCCAGCATCACCAACAGCTGGATCTCCTTTTTACAGGAAGCTATAATCAGCTGTATGAACATACTGAACACCAGCATGGCAAACAGCAGTAATATGAGCCCGAAAAATCCGATTACAGATACGATAGTTTGTACGATCAGCCTGGTTTTGCTGAATTTCAGCTTATCCTGGTTGGTGGTATATCCGTGATCGTCCAGGAACTTCACCAGTGCCGGGTTTGACGGGTCGGGTGTTTTGATGATCACCCTGGAAACAGGTGCTTCTCGGGTAGTGCCATACTTTTCATTGGCCCAGTTCATAAAGGATGCCGGAACAAGGAAAGAGGATATTCTGTCGGAGAAGCCTGCCACATGCCCGATAAACTGTTCGGAGCTGAGGTTATTGGAGATGACCACCTGGAGGGGCAGCGCTTTGACGGTCTCCTGTGATATCTGGGGCAGGTCCTGGCTCAGGGAGAAGCCGAAGTTGTACAGGTTTAAAAAATCGCTGGGCAGGATGATGGGAATGGTACGGTCGCCGGTGTTCCATTTCCAGTCTTCATCCTTTACATCCAGGAAGCTGTCGGGGACAGATTCAAAAAACATATCTGTTGCAAAATGCAGATCGCCGGGGGCCTGCACCACTACTTTAAAGCGGCTGGAGGTAATTAACCCGAAGGCCTGTACGAAAGGCTGGGCTTTGATCTGTGTTATTTCTTCAGGGGTGAAGGCGCTTTTACCGCTTTGGCCCATGATGGCGTTGGTGATTTTTTTATTGATCACCAGGAAATCGGCGGTTTCGTTCTGGTTTTTGGCGCTGTACAGCAGTTGGCTGAAGTTGGAATGTACCTGTATAGCCACCAGTATGAGCAACATAGCGATACCGAGGCCAACGGAGGCCATCAGGAAGCGGCTTTTGCCGATGCCGGTATGTATGATCTTTTTGAGTAGGTCGAAAAAAGGACGCATGGAAAAACATTAAAGCTGATAATGCGCATCATATTGAAAATGATGGTCATTATCCAGGTCGGTTAAAATAAACCCGGCATTGCGGGCTTTGCACTCTTCTGCGATGAGGTCTGCAGCGCGACGGGCATTTTCTTCGTCGAGGTGACTGAAGGGTTCGTCCATCAGTAGCCACTGAAAAGGTTGTACCAGGGCCCGGATGATGGCAATCCGCTGCCGCTCCCCGTAGGACAGTGTTTTGCTGCTCTGTTGCAACACATGCGTTACATTGAGTCTGGCAGCCATTTCCCTGATCTTTTCGTCGCTGCAGTAGGGATTAGCCAACATGACTCTTTTCAGGGAGATGTTTTCCACGGCCGTCAGCTGTTCAAATAGCCGCAGGTCCTGAAAGATGATACTGATCTGTTGCTGGCGTATGGCAGCCAGTTCGTTTTTACTATAGGACTGCCAGGGTTGTCCGTTTACCAGCACCTTGCCGGTATAATCCTGACGGATGTGGTAGAGGTAATGCACCAGTGTGGTCTTCCCGGTGCCGGAAGGGGCTTTTATTTTCACAAAACTGCCAGGGCTGAAGGTCACCTCCTGGTTCCAGATACCGGAGGTCCGCTGCAGGAGTTTATCCTTCAGCGGAATCGGCATCAGGTTCTCTATCTGAATTTGCATACGCTTCATTTGAATTACGAATTACAAATTACGAATTACGAATTAAAGCGAAGGCCCAAGCAGAGATATTAAATCCCTCACTTGAGCCTTCGCTTTAATTCGTAATTCGTAATTCGTAATTATTTAATAATGGTGGTAGCTGTATCTACTGGTGTAGCGAACAGGCTATCTTCCATCGCTTTATTCTTTGCTTTTTTGGCATCCATGATTTTAGCCATTTCGGTACCGAAGTTCATCAGTTGCACCAGGCTGTTTTCATCCTTGTTTTTGAAGTTAAGGATCACTTCAGACTCAGAAACGTTGCCGTTAGCTGGCTTGGTCACCATGGACATATCTTTCATCAGGCCTTTCAATTTAACCAGGATAGGTCTGTCAGCTTCATCGGCTTTATCTTCAGGAATGGAGGTGATAATCTTTTCCAGATCTACATAACCGCCCATCATGCTACCTTTTATTTTGCCTTCGATGCCTTCAGGCAGTTTGATGCTGCCTTTGCCGGCCAGGTAATCCTGTAACAGTACGCTGTCGGAGCCTACAGTAATGTATTTCTCAGTGATAGAGAGCGGCGGCATACCGGCAGCCATCATCGGGTTGCTGAGAACGTAGTGGTCACCTTCTTTAGTGAAGATCTCTTTCAGCATCGGAGAAGTCATCACTTTAGTGAAAGCGTCTTTATTACCAACTTTCAGGCTGAAGATCCATTTAGCAGAAGGCTCTTCGGTAAATTCACCTGGGAAGTATTTGGATTCTTTTTTCTGGATACCGAAGTCAGAAGCGACATAAGTCAGCTGGCCTTCAAACGCATTCAGGATATCGTCCATAGCCAGGCCGGATTTGCTGGCCAGGAACATGTTTACGATACCGTCCATGCCAGTGGATTTGATGATCTCACCTACCATGTGGAAATCAAAAGCGTAGGAAATGAAACCGGTGATATTCTGAGAAGGATATTTCTTCAGCATGCTCATATCGATTTCCTTGTTGCCATATTTTTTGTAGATGCTGGCAACTTCTTTACCCATGTAGTAGGAACCATTTGCTACGATTTTGCCTTTTTCGAAGTTGACAATACCGGTATAGAAGGTACCTT belongs to Chitinophaga sp. HK235 and includes:
- a CDS encoding DUF4836 family protein is translated as MKRTISKVLLIAVTAAVVLSSCSKVPDVSKHIPKTAGVVIDLNAKEITQKLATNGLTMDKIFSAVQSKDTANDVMKAWKDAENSGIDLKGHFFVSFVFQGQAGEHKSYLSATATLSDADKFEAFLKKSEKNFSLKTGNEFKYAVEGDNKGVIAWNKSTVIYIAAFDPEEGLNKYNPAGTPGLPGVDDGEVAVDSAVATPAALTSGDDEITKSLVTEVDHLFHLKKDETAGSLEPFAKLLKENADMGVFVNPEAIYNSGRFTMIPANFKKLMEGTFYTGIVNFEKGKIVANGSYYMGKEVASIYKKYGNKEIDMSMLKKYPSQNITGFISYAFDFHMVGEIIKSTGMDGIVNMFLASKSGLAMDDILNAFEGQLTYVASDFGIQKKESKYFPGEFTEEPSAKWIFSLKVGNKDAFTKVMTSPMLKEIFTKEGDHYVLSNPMMAAGMPPLSITEKYITVGSDSVLLQDYLAGKGSIKLPEGIEGKIKGSMMGGYVDLEKIITSIPEDKADEADRPILVKLKGLMKDMSMVTKPANGNVSESEVILNFKNKDENSLVQLMNFGTEMAKIMDAKKAKNKAMEDSLFATPVDTATTIIK